The sequence below is a genomic window from Lolium perenne isolate Kyuss_39 chromosome 7, Kyuss_2.0, whole genome shotgun sequence.
ccatgtatcgaaatctttaacattaaacttaggtgggtcaccccgaatgtttatatgaggatggggaaccggtatatcgggagataggaaaggcggagccactcgattgtagctctcacctccactagttcccctaggagatgcaatgggagtttTGATAGTggttaagttatcaccattcaagggtttggtagaggagggtaatgccgaagcatctccctcttctaactcacccttgtcctttacctctacggtgggagccatgggagggaccggagtcaaaagctcggaaatcatttttctcatgctttccatttgagcttccatggaggacctcaaggATGTTTCCAACGACTTGAGATCATCCATGGAGACCATCTTAGCGGCCCCATCCGCAGGCtcgtcgtccggcatactcttaggcggttaagcccgaaataagagccgaggctctgataccaattgaaaggatcgtatgccgcacctagagggggggtgaataggtgctaaccaatttttagttctttttcaatttaggcttgacacaaaggtaaattctatagatatgcaactaagtgaatttacctatatgaaaaGGTTAactactaagcaagatatagctacgcaatatatgagatagaataggatagaggtaaccaagagtggagcacgcggagacacagagatgattcccgtagttcccttcctttgcaagaaggtacgtctacgtttggaggagtgtggttgctaggaaagccaaaccaacagccacgaaggcttcactcggatctcctatgagcaacgccacgaaggcctagcccacttccactaagggatttcctcgaggcggaaaccgggcctttacaaggttcttggggcacacatccacaaccaaattggaggctcccaaatctgtaacaacacacaatcaacaacaatacatcaacaacaatcaactagggatccaaagaggaacactagcaagagggccctcaagcatatgagggtgaaatgtaaatcgcttcggtgaggatgtagatcggtgtcttctccttcgaatctccaaagatcaagagctttggttgggtgagggaggagatcttgcaaatcttgagttcttgaggtggctctaatggtggtgaggcttggcagaatttttccaatgattgagcaaggaggaaggtagaagaaggggggtataaataccccctcccaaaatccagccgttggtgactttcgagggccggataatccggtctgagttggggccggataatcccccccccccccaaaaaaaaatcCGGCCCTGGAGAAaaaccggccaaatgtccggccaaaagtccggcgtGATGCCAGGGAGTACTGAGCCGCGTCGCCtctggtccttagccaaattttgggggccgcatattttgcaaatatccggcccggattacccGGCCTGGTGAAACTTTTCGAGCTTCCTTTTGACTCGTTTTTTTCACACAAGTCactcatatacatgtatctatataatccctgcaccacttcatcaaacattagtgtatcacatacattgacatcaaacacacaaaacatattgtgagagatgttctttcaatagcAACTACtaacaatggagagcatgcaagatcagaaATAACACATGGCAaatatatataatcgatctcaacagagtattcaatattcatcggatcccagtaaacataacatgtagcattacataggcagctcacaagatctaaacatgaggcacaaattggagaagacaaccatccagctactgctatggacccatagtccagtgatgaactactcacgcatcacttcggaggcgaacatggcgatgtagaggcctccggtgatgatctcccctcCCGGCAGGGTACCGAGAAGAGCTTcataaccctcccgagctagggtctacgatggcggccgcgacaaaAAATTTCGTGGATCGAGGCTTGGGTGTTTAGATTTTTCCCGAGATCGCAaacaaataggcggaagggcgaggtcggtggaggccagggggcccacaccatgccaTGGAGcggcaggcctgggcccgcgccatggggtggtctggccgccctgtggcctTTCTTTGTCTCCCCTCTGGGCTTTGTCTtcattacggtaaaatattgacttcggcttttgtttcgtccaattccgagaatattttctttacaacttttctgaaatacaaaacagcagaaaatagggaactgacacggtggcatcttgttaataggttagtgtcggaaaatgtataaaagtgtaaCAAAGTGTAaggaaaacatatataaattggtgtaaagcaagcgtggaacatcaaaaattatagatatgtttgcaacgtatcagcttcttataggcggaagggcgaggtcagtggaggccagggggcccagaccacccctacgcgcggccagggcctaggccgcgcctaggcccGGTCTGGCcgcctcttcgtcccccctctggacttcgtcttcgttactgaaaaataagattttctgcttttgtttcgtccaattccgagaatatttcctgtacaacttttctaaaatacaaaacaacagaaaacagggaactggcatggtggcatcttgtcaataagttagttccggaaaatgcataaaagtcccacgaagtgtaaacaaaacatatagcaattagtgtaaaacaagcatggagcatcaaacattatagatacgtttgcaacgtatcagcgaTCCAGGGGTTTTAGAGGGCATCAGTACGGGTGGAGGTGACCATACCGCCCGCCCGTACTAGGTGGCGCTGCCTTCCCCTTATCAAACCAAACCCTTTTCGTAAAGGGTACAGGACGAAAAACACAACGCAACATCCACCATTTGCCCCAGAACAGAAGAGATAAGATCCGAAGAAGAAGAATACCATCCTCAACTCCATTGAAGATCAATATCATCAAGAACACCACCTCATCCATTACACCCCACTTGTAAGATTAGTGATTGAAACCTCTATTTTATCTTGGTTTGTATTTGATTTGATATTCAACTATTGTGGCTTGCTACGGTAATATCAAGATGAACTCCATTTACTTTGCTATGATATCATTATGTTATCATGTGTGAGTAGATCCCATTAGCGTGGGAGATGTAGTGGATTGGTGAGATGTGATATGCCAAGTTTATTCCATCTAATTATGAATTTATGATTAAGATGATTGTAGATGAGTATGAATGTTTATGTGCACCTAATGATGTTATCTAATTTATGGGCCCGGATAGCATGATCTCAAGAACTCATAAACAGGAACTTGTGTGCTAGTGAATCGGTGACCCCTGAGTGACACGACCGATATCAAAGAGGATCTAGCAATACTCGAGGAATCACAAGGAACCACCAAGCTTAAAGCTTTACTCCGGTTTAACCACCTTAATAGATGCACTAACCATGGCTTTGGTAACAGACAGAAGGATTATTGGAGGAAGATAAAATCTACCAAGAGGAGTCTTTCTCTCTTATGGGTTGTTTGCCTTCTCAGACATAAATAGGAAGAATCATATTTacttatcacatttattccacCAGACACATTCACTATCACCATGAACCGAATCACCTCGTGCCTACCTTTTCATCTGCAGAAACCCGTTGATTTCTTATTAGTTATTTacttttatgcactttactttactGCATTATCAATACTCCAAAATCCTATCAGTTACACTCATCATTTTCCATTTCATTTCTTGCAGTCAATTCACCTAAGACTTGTGACACCTTGGGTGTGATAGTAACACCGCAGATAAACATCCTCCTACGCTCCTTGTTTGTATGATACAAAAACCGGAAATAATAGTTCCACAAAAATAACCAATGACCATGTGTTCTTGCAAGCCATCGGCGATAAACTAGCCTGGAAAAAGAGAGAACGCACAATGTCGTTTACAGTACATATAATAAGCTCGGCTTTACCGTTTTGTTTGGAGGTGTATGGACACGGGAAGCGAACGTGTATGCCATGTGTGGCGGCGAAGGAGTGGATTTTGCCGTTATCGAACTCACGACCATTGTCACACCGTATGGACGTAAGAGGTAAATTAAACTGAGTATGGGCCAAAAGAAGTAAGCGCGGAGTAAGCGCCAGACTTTTGGCTTAGAGGAACAGTCCATAGAAAATGAGTAAAATCATCAAGAATAACTAGAAAATATTTATTGCTAGAAATACTTAAAATTGGTGATGTCCAAAGATCACAATGAATTAACTCAAACGGGCGAGTAGTACTAGTGGTGGAGGAAGGAAAAGGCAACGGATATGGCGTCGTAGTTGACACGCATGACACATAGGACCGTGGTTTATTTGTTTGGGAGAAGGAGGGGAAATATGTTGGGAGAGGCTACGGTAAGCGTCATGTCCTGTGTGACCGAGGCAACGATGCCAAACGTCATgagagtgggtgatcactgcagcAAGTGCATCGAGTGCACGGGGCGTCGACGGTGACGAAAAAGAATAGAGCTCCCCCGTGCTATTTCACCGAAGAAGCACGCTCCCGAAAATAAGGTCCCTTACAGTAAAACCAAAGGGGTCAAAAGCAACAGAACAACTATTATCATTGGTAAATTGACGAACATAGATGAGGTTTTAAATGATGTTTGGTGCGACTAAGATGTGTCAGATATGAAGAGGGTGATTAGGAAATAAAGATGGAAGAGATGCATGTCCGGCAGTAGATACGTGGACGGAGTCACGGAGGATCTATCTTCGACAATGACATGACCATACATAGGgtgagaagaaaaagaggagatgATACCGGCGTCGTTGGTGAGGTGAGCGATCGCGCCGCTGTCCATGACCCACGCCTAAGGAGAGGGTTGCGCGAGAGCATCAGGGTCCCGTGATGGTGTTGCCCCGTGGAGCGTAGAAGAGACATCGTGGGGGATGATGCATGTGTAGTAGACCTGGACGTAGGTGGTGATGCCGTAGAGGGCAGCGTTGGAGGCGCGACCGTACGTATGGCCGCAAGGGGTACCGGCGTGAGTGAGGTAGGAGGCTGGCAGCGCGAAAGAGAGGGCCGGGGGCGGTGGCTAGCCAGGGGCTGGAGGCGGCGCgactagggagaggaggagaaggagcGGAAGCAATTTCAGGATTTTTGGCTGATATCATGTGAGAAGATTAACTACACCTAGATCTTTTTCATTACATATATATGGATAAATATTACAATCCTAACCATAAATGGAAGATCATTACATATctgttttttcgataaagggaatatattaatatcaaaaagataccaattacacacagcctctgcaacaacgcaccaccctaatggcactacggatgcacacaaccaaaaaaaaaggaaaataaaactaagaaacaaaagtcccgctacagtaactCGGGtctaacaacaacaatacatccaccgccaagacaacacctgaaatacagactctccaaaaacgacgcctccaagaagggaacagtgctctaacaccgtcgtcgcctgatcaacgatcttaggttttcaccctgaagatagtccccactctcaaaacaatgcctccaataaggtcattgccaggcacaaccagttaaggccagaccttgggttttcaccctgaaaggtaggactctgaacttcacctgtgttgtcgcccccactttcataccgttgCTGTGaaacccggaacaccaagcaagtccctcaacagcgcggagacttgaacctcccttagctagtcctcccctccggccttcatgaacttctcttcttccgactttcatcatgaatccatagtcacttgatgtcaacacagaaaaagagcttcgcgccgctccctccagaaccaatcggtcggaataaaaacatgggtgcgcacgaccgaataccaccgatccagcaaactccaggcacaaagcactgttacattcgccggcggagccttccggaactcaacactccggctagatcacgagtccaggcctccggtaggtcttcctcttcacgcaagagagaccctaggaccacctCCTTTAttaaggtcggacccccacgtcggcgaccatcccgagatggccactccaaccctctaCCGACGACCccgtcgccggcttccaagcatctccatctcgccgccggaacgcggtgatagagcgatagatccaccaccaccaacaaccgcaggccgaccctctccggcgaagaagagggccacctccaccgtcgtacccaaggctgctgccccgggcgacctcgtgtcgcgggtgaagcccgagatcgcctccactcaccgacgagaggcggggggggggggaattggtgcaggccatgggcctggccgccgcccaccaccagcccctgccggagtgctgcggagagCCGACGGGGGGAGGGAgcgcagcgcaggccgccgccgcccatcccaaccgcgccggccgatccaccaggggagagccgacgggagaaggCGGCGCAACGCAGGCTGCCGCCACCCATCCCATCCGCGCGTCCGCCGTGCTCGAGGAGGGGAGATCCGGCCGCCGTCCACCATGCATCGACGAGGAAggacccccgccgccgccacgccccgtgggtcTTTGCCCCAGAGGCGCTACtgacggcggcggcggttagggttagggctaggaggCTGGGAGGCTGGGACGGAAGATTCCTGACTTTGATTCCGAGCATCATTACATATCCGTATAACATGCACGATCAGATATTTTGATCGGGGGTAGAAATCAAGAAAATGGTCAAAAGGCAAAATGGTCAAAAAGGCAGTACCATTTAGCAGAAGAAAGGCACACATTTCGTGACCGTATAGCAGGTAGCTGCTAGCCGGCACCATGACAAGATTGAAACATGCTCCTCCAGGATCACCAGTTGCCACTTCGTGTCGTTTCCACACTCCACCGCCCGCCTGCGGCACACTACACTATCGCTTTTGCTTTTGCTTGTGCGgcgtcgcgccgcgccgccagggAATCCAACGTCAGTAGCAGGGTGGAGGCTCCACAGATCAAGAAGCTGGCGGCGAGCAACTTGTGGGAGCGGGCCGATGAGAGCGCCATGGCCGGGATggaccatggcggcggcggcggcgacggcggcgggagTGCTCAGGGCCCGTCGCGCTACCTCGACCTCCTCCTCGCGCAGCTCTCCCCCACCACGGACGTCAAGGCGGAGCAGCACTCCATGGAGTCGCCGGAAAGGATCCCCGCATCCGCCTCCGTCTCCGGCGCCGAGCCCCATCCCGAAGGAGACCAGAAGCCGTCCTCTTTGGCCATCGTCCtggcggagggcggcggcggaTCCGCCCGCCGAACGGGGCGCCCGCGGGGAAGGCCGCCAGGGTCCAAGAACAAGCCCAAGCCGCCCATCATCGTGACCCGCGACAGCCCCAACGCGCTCCACTCCcacatcctcgaggtcgccgccGGCGCCGACGTCGTCGAGTGCCTCGCCACGTACGCGCGCCGCCGCGGGCGCGGCGTCTGCGTGCTCAGCGGGGGCGGCGCCGTCACCAACGCGGCGCTCCTTCAGCCCGAAGGCCTCGTCGCCACCCTGGCCGGGCAGTCCGAGATCGTGTCTCTCACGGGCACGGTGCTGCCGCCGCCCGCGCCCCAGGGGGCCAGCGCTCTCGCCGTGTTCCTCGCCCTCGGGCAGGGGCAGGTCGTCGGCGGGACCGTGGTCGGCAAGCTCATCGCTGCCAGGCCCGTGTTCCTCGTGGCCGCGTCGTTTGCGAGCGCCGTCTACGAGCGGCTGCCGCTGGAGGGGGGAGAACAGGAGACCGCCACAGCCGCCGATGCGCAGGGAGCCGCTGGCGCGGCAGCGCCGTCACCGGGCGGTGTACCTCCGAAGCAGCCTGTGGCATCGCCTTCGTCCGAGGTTACCGGAAATGAGGACGGTGCCGGCAGATCGTCGCACAATCTTGGAGAAAATGTTGGGAGCTGCCAGCCGCCCACACCAGGCGTCGACATCGGGAGCTTCAGCAGCGTCAGGCCATGATTTCGGATTCCCATCTCAACTCTCAAGATCGATCTTAGCAATGGCGTGGCAGGATTAAGGGTGGTAATTCCGAAACTATGATATCGATCAATGTGGAAAAGCTTTCGTTTAATGCATTTTGCAAGCTCTGCACTTGTAATGCAAACTAGACTAGGCGTAGGGACTAGAATATTCTGAATCGCTATATACGAGTGGTACTTGACATGAAGACATTTTTTTGGGTGAAGATGGTGAAATTAGTGCAGCAAGAATTGGAAAGTAAAAAGTCACCCCTGTTTAGAGTTTCATCGTATAATCTCTTTTTAGATGCTGTAATCTTTCTATGTATAATCAAGTTCTCCGTGGCCTTTTACCGCCACTTTTCAATGCAATGATGCTTGCTGTGGCCTTTCTTTAATCTCGTGTTACTACGGTTTTCAGATTCAGTTTTGCACCCGTAAGAGCAACTCTAGCAGACCCCCATCCCTAACCCTAAACGCTCGCGGCAACTGCATCGGCTTATTTCGAGAATATTGGAAGCGGCGGAACAAACCCCGTATTGATAACCCTAAACATGAGTTGCAAAATTTGGCGCGAGAAATTTAAAGAGTTCGTTCGAGTTCATCCAAGATAATTTACAAACGATGGAAAAATAAGAACTAAATGCTCCTAAAAGTACACTAGCTAGCCGGGATTCATCTACATCACCGGGGCCTTGGGGATTTCCGTCGGCGCAGTCATCGGCGTTGCCAGAGAGCGGCGGAGCTTCACGTGTCGGAGTAGTTGGCGGAGTAGTCGACGACCACGTACCCGTGCCGCGCCGTTTCCGAGGCGATGGAGGCATTCTTCGTGCGGGGGATGTCATGAGCAAGCTCGTCGCCGGCGCCGTCGGCACGCTTCTCCTTGTCCCAAATGTCGGTAACGATGGTGGTCATGGAGTTGCGGCGAGCCATCGCCATATGCCGCTCCTCCTGAACATCGTCGTCCTATGCTTCGTCTAGGCTCGAGTCGAGTTCGATCGGCGGGAGCTGCGGGAGCATGAGCGCTGCCGGAGCATGCACCCGCGTCGGCGCAGACGACAGTCCCGCCTCGCCGGTGCTCGCGATCGGGAGGATCCCGAACAACGCGGGGGAGCGTGGATTCCTGCGTGGCAGTGCTCCTCGACGACGCACCTGATCGGAGATGTGCGCCGACTGATCGGCGTCCGTTTCAGCCGCGGCGCCGTCGAGCCGATGCCGCAGCCGGATTGTGCGGCAGCCACGCACCAAATTGGAGCCTGCCACCACAGGCGTAcgtaggtggaggtggaggtgaggTAGCGGTGGTGACGAGAATCGGGCACGGGTGGTGTGGATGGGGTTAACCGcatcctccccccccccccccccaacttcCGCTTATATACGGCGTTGGCGGGCCTGTATGGGGTATTGCTGCATCGTGGTTTGCGATGCGGAATCTGCTCGAGCCGTTTTTTGAGCCGAAAccagaaaaaaaaaatcatgatGCACCACGGAATGGAAGGTCTGCTAGATTTGCTCTAATGCCCACCTCGGAAGGCTAAACATATATAACTGCTAGTGTTTTGAACATGACCCTGAAAAGGCAACTAATCTGAAACTTCTTCTTTACTTGTTTGAGATTATTGTTTGAAGATTAACTTTTCAAAGAGCGAAGTGTTAGTAGTTGGGTGAAGATGGTGAAATTAGTGCAGCAAGAACGGGGAAGAAGAAAGTCACCGCTGTTTAGATGCTGTTCATCGTGTAATCTTTTTTTAGATGCTGTAATCTTTCTTGTACAATGATGTTCTCTATGGCCTTTTACCGCTACTTTTCAACGCAATGATGCTTGTCGTGGCCTTTTTTACTCGTGTTACTACGGTTTTCAGATTCAGTTTTGCACCTGTAATGCCTACCTCAGAAGGCTAAACATAATTGAGAAGACCTAAAACATGGTTAACCTTTCGATGTCACTCAAGTGGTACCGCTGTCTCCCAGTCTTTTCCGTGTCACTTCCACATGGGCAATTGACTGCTTTTGCTCAATTTTGTCTCGTAGAGTCTGGACAAAGGACTAACCATTTCAAACCCTAGTTTAGTCGCTGGGATACGTTCAGGATTATTAttgttttcttgcggttgtaggaTGCTACATTGCTACTAATCCTAAACTTAGCTACTTTCTAAGCAATATATATAAGCGCTTCCAAACTAATTTGGTATCTAAAATGGGCCCTATTCAACATAATTTGGTGTCTAAAATGAGCCCTATCCAACATAATTTGGtgtataaagatttcagcaacttgcacacctttctttcttcacattttactacaaacccatcaggctaatCCATATAGATtttctcttccaactctccattaagaaaagttgtctttacgtccatttgatgaacgataagaccataagaGGTAGCCAtggacagtagtactcgaatggtagtaagtctagcgacaggtgaataggtgtcgaagtaatcttcgccttctctctgtgtgtagcctttcgctacaagccgcgccttgtacttctcaatattaccatcaggtcttagcttctttttGAACCCATTTGCAGCCTACAAGCTTGAATCCATGAGGccgttctgatagctcccaagtttcATTAGAAAGAATcaagtccatctcattatggacagtTTCTTTCCAATCATCTgtatctggagatgcatatgcctctacaATGGACATggaagtatcatccacaaggaacacaatgaaatcatcgccaaagaatttttcaatcctccgtctcttgctccgtttaggagcttcattgtcatccttctcagtaacattctcatgcgattgttcaaaatactcattagatgtactagattcagaaattatctcagtagaaattctagcaatgctatgcatatctgatacgtctcaaacgtatctataatttcttatgtttcatgctacttttatgatgatactcacatgttttatacacattatatgtcattattatgcattttccggcactaacctattgacgagatgccgaagagccagttgctgttttctgttgtttttggtttcagaaatcctacaaaggaaatattctcggaattggacgaaatcaacgcatagggtcttatttttccacgaagcttccagaagaccgaaaggattacgaagtggggcgacgaggcgccgccacactagggccgcgcggcctaaggggggcccgcaccgccctagcgtgtggggcccctgtcagccctccgactccgcccttccgcctagttaaagtcttcgtcgtgaaaccctctgtaccgagagccacgatacgaaaaaccttccagagacgcagccgccgccaatcccatctcgggggattcaggagatcgcctccggcaccctgccggagaggggaatcatctcccggagggctcttcatcgccatgatcgcctccggatcgatgtgtgagtagttcacccctggactatgggtccatagcagtagctagatggttgtcttctcttcattgtgctatcatgttagatcttgtgagctgcctatcatgatcaagatcatctatttgtaatgctacatgttgtgtttgttaggatccgatgaatattgaatactatgtcaagttgattatcaatctatcatatatgttgtttatgttcttgcatgctctccgttgctagtagaggctctggccaagttgatacttgtaactccaagagggagtatttatgctcgatagtgggttcatgcctccattgaatctgggacagtgagagaaagttctaaggttgtggatgtgctgttgccactagggataaaacatcaatgctttgtctaaggatatttgtgttgattatattacgcaccatacttaatgcaattgtctgttgtttgcaacttaatactggaaggggttcggatgataacctgaaagtggactttttaggcatagatgcatgctggataacggtctatgtactttgtcgtaatgccctgattaaatctcatagtactcatcatgatatatgtatgtgcattgttatgccttctttatttgtcaattgcccaactgtaattcgttcacccaacatgctatttatcttatgggagagacaccactagtgaactgtggaccccggtccattctttacatctgaaatacaatctactgcaattgttctttactgttcttcgtaaACAAACATcattatccacactatacatctaatcctttgtttacagcaagccggtgagattgacaacctcactgttacgttggggcaaagtactttgattgtgttgtgcaggttccacgttggcgccggaatccctggtgttgcgccgcactacactccgtcaccaacaaccttcacgtgttccttgactcctactggttcgataaccttagtttcttactgagggaaaacttgctactgtacgcatcacaccttcctcttggggttcccaacggacgtgtgtcttgcacgcatcaagctctttttctggcgccgttgccggggagatcaagacacgctgcaaggggagtctcctacttccaatctctttactttgtttttgtcttgctttactttactttatttgctgctttgtttgctcttatatcaaaatacaaaaaaatagttgctttactttatttactgtcttgttctccatattaaaaacacaaaaaattagctacttgcatttactttatttagtttgttttacttactactgctaaaatgggtactgttgagaatactaagttgcatgatttcactagcacaaataataatgatttcctatgcacacctattgctccacctgctactgcagcagaattctttgaaattaaacctgctttactaaatcttgtcatgagagagcaattttctggtgttagttctgatgatgctgctgcccatctcaataattttattgaactttgtgaaatgcaaaagtataaggacgtagatggtgacattataaaattgaaattgtttccttcttccttaagaggaagagctaaagattggttgctatctttgcataaaaatagtattgattcatggactaaatgtaaagatgcttttattggtagatattatcctcctgctaaaattatatctttgagaagtagcataatgaattttaagcaattagataatgaacatgtggctcaagcatgggaaagaatgaaatctttggtgaagaattgccctacccatggactaactaattggatgatcatccaaaccttctatgccggattaattttttcttcgcggaacctattggattcagctgctggaggtacctttatatccattactttgggggcggcaacaaagcttcttgatgatatgatgataaattactctgaatggcacacggaaagggctccacaaggtaagaaggtaaattctgttaaagaaacctcctccttgagtgataagattgatgctattatgtctatgcttgtgaatggtagatctaatgttgatcctaataatgttcctttagcttcattggttgcccaagaagaacatgttgatgtgaatttcattaaaagtaataatttcaacaacaatgcttataggaataattctggtaacaactataggccatatccttctgctaatagtaatggttatggtaattcttatgggaattcttacaacaataataggagtgtaccccctggtcttgaagccatgcttaaagaatttattagtacacaaactgcttttaacaaatctgttgaggaaaagcttgataaaattgatattcttgcttctaaggttga
It includes:
- the LOC127317082 gene encoding uncharacterized protein yields the protein MLLQDHQLPLRVVSTLHRPPAAHYTIAFAFACAASRRAARESNVSSRVEAPQIKKLAASNLWERADESAMAGMDHGGGGGDGGGSAQGPSRYLDLLLAQLSPTTDVKAEQHSMESPERIPASASVSGAEPHPEGDQKPSSLAIVLAEGGGGSARRTGRPRGRPPGSKNKPKPPIIVTRDSPNALHSHILEVAAGADVVECLATYARRRGRGVCVLSGGGAVTNAALLQPEGLVATLAGQSEIVSLTGTVLPPPAPQGASALAVFLALGQGQVVGGTVVGKLIAARPVFLVAASFASAVYERLPLEGGEQETATAADAQGAAGAAAPSPGGVPPKQPVASPSSEVTGNEDGAGRSSHNLGENVGSCQPPTPGVDIGSFSSVRP